A window from Montipora capricornis isolate CH-2021 chromosome 7, ASM3666992v2, whole genome shotgun sequence encodes these proteins:
- the LOC138058073 gene encoding histamine H2 receptor-like, protein MTMANNSSTEQHISYFDIGYDSCLIVLSFFIIAINISVLVLFVRRRPLRTKTNLLLVSLSVSDFMMGLLGIPMSIACNALVGDQRFSGLCITSAAVYRFIAVSTILHILIITGERYVSVIYPFIYMSTVTKKRTFILISCVWVFSLFVAVIQLAWQEFDHFTSRNHTKLRWGLVYNILGIVMCLLLPLVLMIFFYVRMFKVIHRQATQIRKLNRIQLSRRGLRGKHLAAEKRAITIFALMLGIFSGCWSTWYIGLLQDYLSKEDFYVIPGKWLMVFDFLRFSTSFINPMLYTLLKQDFRAELYHVLPCCKEKNERYEQITMNSIIEVQINHKKDAPSTVL, encoded by the coding sequence ATGACAATGGCTAACAATTCCTCAACAGAACAACACATCAGCTACTTCGACATCGGCTACGACTCTTGTTTAATCGTCCTCAGTTTCTTTATTATCGCCATTAACATCTCAGTTCTTGTTTTATTTGTGCGAAGACGCCCTCTCCGCACCAAAACCAACTTACTTCTTGTTAGTTTGAGTGTATCTGATTTTATGATGGGATTGTTaggaattcccatgagtattgcGTGCAATGCACTTGTCGGTGATCAACGTTTTTCTGGACTTTGCATAACTTCTGCAGCAGTCTACAGGTTTATTGCTGTTTCAACAATCTTGCATATCCTTATCATAACAGGAGAGCGATACGTATCAGTGATATACCCTTTCATATATATGTCGACTGTGACCAAGAAAAGAACTTTTATTCTCATAAGCTGTGTTTGGGTTTTTTCCCTTTTCGTGGCGGTCATCCAACTCGCCTGGCAggaatttgatcatttcacctCGAGAAACCACACCAAATTGCGCTGGGGTCTTGTTTACAATATTTTAGGTATTGTCATGTGTCTGCTCCTTCCTTTGGTGCTTATGATCTTCTTTTACGTTCGGATGTTCAAAGTGATACACCGCCAAGCAACGCAGATCAGAAAACTCAACAGGATACAACTGTCCCGTCGAGGCCTAAGAGGAAAACACTTAGCCGCCGAAAAACGAGCAATTACTATTTTCGCCTTAATGCTCGGTATCTTCTCTGGTTGTTGGTCGACTTGGTACATTGGACTCCTCCAGGATTATCTCAGCAAAGAAGATTTCTATGTCATTCCTGGCAAATGGCTTATGGTGTTCGACTTTTTGCGATTCTCTACCTCATTTATTAACCCGATGCTGTATACACTCCTAAAACAAGACTTTCGCGCGGAATTGTATCACGTGCTTCCGTGTTGCAAAGAGAAGAACGAGCGATATGAACAAATCACCATGAACTCGATTATTGAGGTACAAATAAACCACAAGAAGGACGCTCCCAGCACTGTTCTGTAA